In a genomic window of Desulfuromonadales bacterium:
- the aat gene encoding leucyl/phenylalanyl-tRNA--protein transferase: MPVYQLIDQPVFPPPELAEQGGLLAIGGDLSTPRLLLAYSMGIFPWFNEGDPILWWSPDPRCILEPAELKVSRSLAKVLRRQEFTVTCDQAFAGVIDACAEMRRQNEGTWITPGMQQAYVRLHRLGYAHSVEVWRDGELVGGLYGICMGRCFFGESMFHRVANASKIAMVELARHLVARRFELIDCQMPTQHLMSLGARTIPRDAFLLRLRRGGVTPSTMLPPGTFS; the protein is encoded by the coding sequence ATGCCCGTCTACCAGCTCATCGACCAGCCGGTTTTTCCGCCCCCCGAACTTGCTGAACAGGGTGGGCTGCTGGCCATTGGCGGGGACTTGTCGACGCCGCGCCTGCTCCTTGCCTACTCCATGGGGATTTTCCCCTGGTTCAACGAGGGTGATCCGATTCTCTGGTGGTCACCCGACCCTCGCTGTATCCTCGAACCAGCCGAATTGAAGGTTTCCCGCAGTCTCGCCAAGGTCCTGCGCCGGCAGGAATTCACCGTTACCTGCGACCAGGCCTTTGCGGGGGTAATCGACGCCTGCGCCGAGATGCGTCGGCAGAATGAAGGGACCTGGATCACTCCCGGGATGCAGCAGGCTTATGTTCGGCTGCACCGCCTGGGCTATGCCCATTCGGTGGAAGTATGGCGGGATGGCGAGTTGGTCGGGGGCCTTTATGGAATCTGCATGGGGCGATGTTTCTTCGGCGAGTCGATGTTTCATCGGGTGGCCAATGCTTCAAAAATCGCAATGGTCGAACTTGCCCGGCATCTGGTCGCCCGTCGGTTCGAACTGATCGACTGCCAGATGCCGACACAACATCTGATGTCTCTGGGTGCCCGCACCATTCCCCGGGATGCATTTCTCCTTCGACTGCGACGGGGTGGGGTCACCCCTTCTACCATGTTGCCACCCGGCACATTCTCTTGA
- a CDS encoding PilZ domain-containing protein, which translates to MVYARYFKPGQKILVRVAESTGRFEALSATFQESDSGCFDLLLTSPTREEEGYPFAAGMPLELMSDHLGLGLRLTGRFQQHVADNRIRVELVSGLQVFQRRLHRRLDINVGLRYTKGRGTLRSFRQQWEKNLQILEQTQDFSKLPPFPRTHVNLSAGGIRFELAPPIEAGDLCLILLQLEPASRPICALNEVVWLNEPEGDHRRIAGMQFICILDADKKRIEALIRQAGDAAKEPRWNS; encoded by the coding sequence ATGGTTTACGCCAGATACTTCAAACCCGGACAGAAGATTCTCGTACGGGTCGCAGAATCGACTGGACGATTCGAAGCCCTTAGCGCGACTTTCCAGGAAAGCGACTCAGGCTGTTTCGATCTGCTTTTGACTTCCCCGACCAGGGAGGAGGAAGGCTATCCCTTCGCCGCCGGCATGCCACTGGAACTGATGTCCGATCACCTTGGTCTTGGCTTGCGACTGACCGGGCGTTTTCAGCAACACGTTGCCGATAATCGTATCCGGGTAGAACTCGTCAGTGGCCTGCAAGTCTTCCAGCGTCGCCTGCACCGGCGCCTCGACATAAATGTTGGCCTTCGCTATACCAAGGGGCGAGGTACCCTTCGTTCCTTTCGTCAGCAGTGGGAAAAAAATCTGCAGATCCTTGAGCAGACCCAGGATTTCTCCAAGCTCCCTCCCTTCCCCCGTACCCACGTTAACCTGAGTGCCGGAGGCATTCGCTTCGAACTTGCCCCGCCGATAGAGGCTGGCGATCTTTGCCTGATCCTGCTGCAACTCGAACCGGCCAGCCGGCCGATCTGCGCTCTCAACGAGGTCGTCTGGCTGAACGAGCCCGAGGGTGACCACCGGCGCATCGCCGGCATGCAGTTCATCTGCATCCTCGATGCTGACAAGAAAAGGATTGAAGCACTGATCCGGCAGGCCGGGGATGCGGCCAAAGAGCCCAGGTGGAACAGCTGA